One window from the genome of Vicinamibacteria bacterium encodes:
- a CDS encoding bifunctional riboflavin kinase/FAD synthetase: protein MEIVRLGTLSPRGWPAPAVTVGNFDGVHRGHQVLVAGAVRAARASGGTGVVLTFDPHPGRVLSPERAPSALMTLEQKAEVLAGLGVDYLAALPFTLELSRESPEQFAHHVLQQALGSCLVVVGNNFRFGHGRAGDLAELKRLGAALGFRVEGLEPVWHEGAPISTTRIREALARGAVEAARDLLGRRFAVDGTVVEGKGRGRTLGIPTANLQPQNETLPRVGVYACWCRLGGAGGDTRPAVVNLGRRPTFGGGETTLEAHILDFEGDLYGARLRVEFAVRLREERQFAGAEPLLEQVRLDIGEARRVLGAAHGEAPKNTV, encoded by the coding sequence ATGGAGATCGTCCGCCTGGGCACTCTGTCGCCGCGCGGCTGGCCGGCGCCGGCGGTGACGGTGGGGAATTTCGACGGTGTCCACCGGGGACATCAGGTCCTGGTGGCGGGGGCGGTGCGGGCGGCCCGGGCATCGGGGGGCACGGGCGTGGTCCTGACCTTCGACCCCCACCCCGGGCGGGTCCTGAGCCCCGAGCGGGCGCCCTCCGCTCTCATGACCCTGGAGCAGAAGGCGGAGGTCCTAGCCGGCCTCGGCGTGGACTATCTAGCGGCCCTGCCCTTCACGCTTGAGCTCTCCCGCGAAAGCCCCGAGCAGTTCGCGCATCACGTGCTTCAGCAGGCCCTGGGCTCGTGCCTGGTGGTGGTGGGCAACAACTTCCGCTTTGGGCATGGACGGGCCGGCGACCTCGCAGAGCTCAAGCGCCTGGGTGCCGCCCTGGGGTTCCGGGTGGAGGGTCTGGAGCCGGTGTGGCACGAGGGAGCCCCCATCAGCACTACCCGCATCCGGGAAGCCCTGGCCCGGGGAGCGGTGGAGGCCGCACGGGACCTGTTGGGGCGCCGGTTTGCTGTGGACGGGACGGTGGTGGAAGGAAAGGGCCGGGGGAGGACGCTCGGCATTCCAACCGCTAACCTGCAGCCCCAGAACGAGACCCTCCCGCGCGTGGGGGTCTACGCCTGCTGGTGCCGGCTGGGCGGGGCCGGGGGCGATACCCGGCCCGCGGTCGTGAATCTGGGACGGCGGCCCACCTTCGGAGGCGGGGAGACCACCCTCGAGGCCCACATCCTGGACTTCGAGGGCGACCTCTATGGCGCCCGCCTGCGCGTGGAGTTCGCGGTTCGGCTGCGGGAGGAGCGACAATTCGCGGGGGCGGAGCCCCTCCTCGAGCAGGTGCGGTTGGACATCGGGGAGGCGCGGCGCGTCCTCGGCGCCGCCCATGGAGAAGCCCCGAAGAACACGGTATAG
- a CDS encoding STAS domain-containing protein, with product MSELEVQTRELDDIVLLYPQGFINAHTVRLFESAIQKALKDNRFKIVVNCSGLVYIASAGLGAIMGAIEEVRGNGGDIRLSELNETVLNIFEILGFNHLYRVFPSEIEAILSFRQGEAPGA from the coding sequence ATGAGCGAACTGGAGGTCCAGACCCGCGAGCTCGATGATATCGTCCTGCTCTACCCCCAGGGCTTCATCAACGCCCACACCGTGCGCCTCTTCGAGAGCGCGATTCAGAAAGCCCTCAAGGACAACCGGTTCAAGATCGTGGTCAACTGCTCGGGGCTCGTCTACATTGCCAGCGCCGGGCTGGGCGCGATCATGGGCGCGATCGAGGAAGTCCGGGGCAACGGCGGTGACATCCGCCTTTCGGAATTGAACGAAACCGTCCTCAACATCTTCGAAATCCTCGGCTTCAACCACCTGTACCGGGTGTTCCCCTCCGAGATAGAGGCGATCCTGAGCTTCCGCCAGGGCGAGGCTCCAGGGGCTTGA
- a CDS encoding ATP-binding protein, with protein MRTGAKGGARSRRGATPLARAGPLRPTVVLCIPSQTSFLGLVRDVSKRIAEAAGFQNGLAEQLALAVDEATTNVLEHAYHGATDRMVEVRLEDRGSEFRAEVVDSGSMVDLRSIPEVDLDRYRTERRTGGLGIHLMGKIMDSVTFRRSARRNVCSLVKRKPGPSGGPA; from the coding sequence TTGAGGACAGGGGCCAAAGGGGGGGCGCGATCCCGGCGGGGAGCCACCCCGCTTGCTCGGGCGGGTCCGCTCCGGCCCACGGTCGTGCTCTGCATCCCCAGCCAGACCTCGTTCCTGGGTCTGGTCCGGGACGTCAGCAAGAGGATCGCGGAGGCGGCCGGGTTCCAGAATGGCCTGGCGGAGCAGCTGGCCTTGGCCGTGGACGAAGCCACCACCAACGTCCTGGAGCACGCCTACCACGGCGCCACGGACCGCATGGTGGAGGTCCGCCTGGAAGACCGCGGCTCCGAGTTCCGGGCGGAGGTCGTGGACTCGGGCTCCATGGTGGACCTGCGGTCTATCCCCGAGGTTGATCTCGATCGTTACCGGACGGAACGCCGAACGGGTGGCCTGGGCATTCACCTCATGGGCAAGATCATGGACTCCGTCACCTTCCGGCGCTCGGCCCGCAGGAACGTCTGCAGCCTCGTCAAGCGAAAGCCGGGCCCTTCGGGCGGCCCGGCCTGA
- a CDS encoding SpoIIE family protein phosphatase — translation MPTPVVFQYQRALDEFRREGREPPLLKRMSELISLLDLSTTLNSSLSAEEILDGALLIVMGELQVGRGGIFVRGEDDLFRVKASRGLPPGAPAAVALGAIPREEVLRRGSDPGGGPAFTAFGLELLCPIFKGDRTIAVLGLGPRAEGRPFGPEEVGFLRSLAACTAAPIENGLIYDELRRVNQKLSVKVFQLHNLFDISRELTGTFDEETIKNLIATTAMGHFMVSRCALYLGGPASLALAHERGLHRAEEEARVPEEAARPVLEVLRAAMPVAELPGGPLRDRLLRTRMSLAVPLAVGGRVEGLLALGERASGAPFSEEDRDFAQTLARQALAALETVRLHQVQVEKQRQDRELQIAREIQQSLFPRHWPRVEGFELAAESHACYQVGGDYYDFISLSGGRLALAIADVAGKGTPASILMASVHASLQALAGTAEPAVLMARLNRFLFESTQDNKYVTLFYAELDPLTRHLIYVNGGHVPPYWVTGDRTDRLGVGGPVLGLLEHATYEVGHVRLAPGDLVAMVTDGATEALSPQEEEFGDERISRMLHESAPTTAARALRDLVAAVNDWTGPAGCTDDLTALVLKAL, via the coding sequence ATGCCGACTCCGGTCGTCTTCCAGTATCAGCGGGCCCTCGATGAGTTCCGGCGCGAGGGTCGCGAACCGCCCCTCCTGAAGCGGATGTCGGAGCTGATCTCGCTACTCGACCTGAGCACGACCCTGAACTCCAGCCTCTCCGCGGAGGAGATCCTGGACGGTGCGCTCCTGATCGTGATGGGGGAGCTGCAGGTGGGGCGGGGAGGCATCTTCGTGCGCGGGGAAGACGACCTCTTCCGGGTCAAGGCCTCCCGGGGCCTGCCCCCGGGCGCGCCCGCGGCGGTGGCGCTGGGAGCCATCCCCCGGGAGGAGGTCCTCCGGCGCGGCTCCGACCCCGGGGGAGGCCCCGCCTTCACGGCCTTCGGCCTGGAGCTGCTGTGCCCGATCTTCAAGGGAGACCGCACCATCGCTGTCCTCGGTCTGGGTCCGCGGGCCGAAGGCCGACCGTTCGGACCCGAGGAAGTGGGCTTCCTAAGGAGCCTGGCCGCCTGCACAGCCGCCCCCATCGAGAACGGCCTCATCTACGACGAGTTGCGGCGGGTGAATCAGAAGCTCTCCGTGAAGGTCTTCCAGCTCCACAACCTCTTCGACATCAGCCGAGAGTTGACGGGAACCTTTGATGAAGAAACGATCAAGAACCTGATTGCCACCACGGCGATGGGCCACTTCATGGTCTCCCGCTGTGCTCTGTATCTCGGTGGTCCGGCCAGCCTGGCCTTGGCCCACGAGCGGGGGCTCCACCGGGCCGAAGAGGAGGCCCGCGTGCCCGAAGAGGCCGCCCGGCCCGTGCTGGAAGTCTTGCGCGCGGCCATGCCCGTGGCGGAGCTGCCCGGGGGCCCCCTGCGCGACCGGCTCCTGAGGACCCGGATGTCCCTGGCCGTGCCCCTCGCCGTCGGGGGTCGGGTCGAAGGCCTCCTGGCCCTGGGCGAGCGGGCCTCCGGAGCCCCTTTCTCGGAGGAGGACCGCGACTTCGCGCAGACCCTGGCCCGGCAGGCGTTGGCTGCCCTGGAGACCGTGCGGCTGCACCAGGTGCAGGTCGAGAAACAGCGGCAGGACCGGGAGCTGCAGATTGCCCGGGAGATCCAGCAGAGCCTCTTCCCCCGCCACTGGCCACGGGTGGAGGGTTTCGAGCTGGCGGCGGAGAGCCACGCCTGCTACCAGGTGGGCGGCGACTACTACGACTTCATCTCCCTCTCCGGGGGACGCTTGGCGCTGGCCATCGCCGATGTGGCCGGGAAGGGCACCCCCGCCAGCATCCTGATGGCCTCCGTCCACGCCTCCCTGCAGGCCCTGGCCGGCACCGCCGAGCCCGCAGTGTTGATGGCACGCCTGAACCGCTTCCTCTTCGAAAGCACTCAGGACAACAAGTACGTCACCCTCTTCTATGCGGAGCTCGACCCCTTGACGCGTCACCTCATCTACGTGAACGGTGGCCACGTGCCCCCCTATTGGGTCACGGGCGATCGGACGGATCGGCTGGGGGTGGGGGGGCCCGTTCTGGGCCTCTTGGAGCACGCCACCTATGAGGTGGGGCACGTTCGCCTCGCCCCCGGGGACCTCGTGGCCATGGTCACGGATGGGGCCACCGAGGCCCTCTCGCCGCAGGAGGAGGAGTTCGGCGACGAGCGGATCAGTCGCATGCTCCACGAGTCTGCCCCGACCACCGCCGCCCGCGCCCTCCGGGATCTGGTCGCGGCCGTGAACGACTGGACGGGACCCGCCGGCTGTACGGACGACCTGACCGCCCTCGTCCTGAAGGCCCTATGA